Below is a window of Phyllopteryx taeniolatus isolate TA_2022b chromosome 16, UOR_Ptae_1.2, whole genome shotgun sequence DNA.
TGcatctgtttcttttattttgtttcctctAATTGCTTCTTTCCTTATGTCCACATCTGCCTCTAGAATGTGACGGTAACAATGACATCAGTCTCAGGGCATTTACTGGCTCTTGAATTCAAAGCCCCTTATCAAAACTGGTAAGTTTGAAAAGGACACGTCTACCATTTTGAAAAGTACCTGTATGAGGCTAACACGcatctgttgatttttttatatttacattttctgcCCAAAGGCTCAGCTGCAATCCGGTGCTGTTGTTTGATGCTGAAGTAGAGAAGTATTGTCCAGATGGCATGATAAAAATTAAGGTATGTCTTTGCAAGGAATTACAAAAAAGGAAGCTAATTCTTTGTATTGAAACAAATTATGGAACCTTCCActctttccttctttttatgTTCTGTGTCAATTTGATATTGTTTGTGAATAATGGTTGTTATAAACTAAGTCCCTCTCACCTTGCTGTCCTTCCTATGCAGCATACGTTGGAAAAGGAGGTGAGACAGTGCCAGGCCTTAATTATCTGGACTGACTGTGACAGAGAGGGAGAGAACATTGCTTTTGAAATAATCAATGTCTGTAAAGCCGGTAAGGTTAAAATAGAGCTTAACAATGCAAAGAATGACCAAGCAATTTTTGGTTGTTTAGCTGCTTGATGTTTCAATAGCAGGACACACCATAGAATATCAATCATCTTCAGGTGCAGTTGTCCATATGTACATATCTTTGATAAGTTTGGATAAATACTGTGTTTTTAGTGAAGCCTAATTTGCAAGTGTTTCGAGCGAAGTTTTCTGAAATCACCCCCAACTCCATTCGGAGAGCTTGTGAAACACTATCAGAGCCAGACGCTAACATCAGTGATGCTGTTGATGTCCGCCAGGAGCTTGACCTACGGATAGGTGAGGAGGCACATGCAGTATCGCACTGTAGAATACAGGAGCAAGATCCTTTCAAAATAATGTGATGCCTCAGATGATATAAGATTTCAGAAGCCTATAGACGTTATAAATACTTTTCTCTCTGAACACATGCAGGTGCATCCTTCACCCGCTTCCAGACCCTTCGCCTACAGAAGATCTTCCCATTGTCTCTGGCCAATCAGCTAATTTCTTACGGCAGCTGCCAGTTTCCCACTCTGGGCTTCGTGGTGGAGCGTTTCAAAGCCATCCAGGCTTTCATTCCTGAGACTTTCTACAAGATCAGGGGTGCATGGACACACAGATCCAATATGGGTTTGGAGGTTTATTTGCTGATAATTTAAACTTAATTTAAATTTGGTCTCATCTGCTTCCGTCTTTCAGTGCTACATGAGGTGGAGGAGGACACTGTAGAATTTGGATGGAAAAGACACCGTCTCTTCAACCACACAGCTTGTCTCGTGCTCTACCAGATCTGCATGGAGGTACAGTACTCTAAATGCCTGTTTATTAAGGGTGGGACACAACGTTGAAATTGCAATGTGTTGTACGATCTATCAAAGTTAGGGTTGGgtatcgagaatcgagaaccgattggaaccgggactaacgttccgattctcccggaatcgttcaaatttaaaaatgttggttCCCAGTCCGCCGGCCCTGAAGAAGAAGTAGCAAAAACCAAGGAAGAAGAACAtgcacaaagacgtgcttgtgcccacaGCGGCGGCTACCAATAgcgtgtcttaactttgttaaaattaatgaccagacGCCCCattgcaacacttggaataagattatattgtgcaaaggaggctttcacgatatGTAGCATCTGACGCGTTCCGaacctcagcctacaccgcgcgtcgcttcagtcaagtcaactttcagtcagttgggtgagtgaaacaataaaatacctctatgccaacattgagacagctagcaaggtaaatggttgtttgcacttttgcactgatggtgtttagtaggctttacacgatcaggatttcaCCGATcagctagtttaaaaaaacgatcaccgatccgatcacaagatggagcaatgtgtctatttaaatgacttgttcatttacttaattgctctaaaaaatatatttacaatacatatatctttgttcatctatttatgccagtgaggcatagtaacagacagaacaaataaatgctcttctattagatggcaggaagtacattaattacaaatacagtaattaatgtatccactttttgtgacatttttgtttgttggtgtgccgtgagatttttcaattgtaaaatatgtgccctggctccataaaggttggaaatcactgctccagtcaggtcatgtattctaatcaattaggtcaaaccaacattacaacatgacagaaataatgggtgctaacttactggaattaaattactttattgtacaacctcaattccaatgaagttgggacgttgtgttaaacataattaaaaatagaatacaatgatttgcaaatcatgttcaacctatatttaattgaatacacaacaaagacaagatatttaatgttcaaacagataaagttgattgtttttagcaaataatcataaactttgaattttatggctgcaacacattccaaaaaagctgggacaggtggcaaaaaagactgagaaagttgagaaatgctcatcaaacacctgtttggaacatcccacaggtgaacatgctaattaggaacaggtgggtgccatgattgggtataaaaggagtttccctgaattgctcagtcattcacaagcaaagatggggcgaggttcacatctttgtgaacaagtgcgtgagaaaatagtcgaacagtttaaggacaatgttcctcaacgtacaattgcaaggaatttagggatttcatcatctatggtccataatatcatcaaaagattcagagaatctggagaaatcactgcatgtaagcggcaaggccgaaaaccaacattgaatgcccatgaccttcaatccctcaggcggcactgcatcgaaatccgacatcaatgtataaagaatatcaccacatgggctcaggaacacttcagaaaaccaatgtcagtaaatacagttcggcgctacagatgagttggactgatgcaaagtggaaaagtgttctgtggtccgacgagtccatatttcaaattgtttttggaaattgtggatgtcgtgtcctctgggccaaagaggaaaagaccatccggactgttataggcgcaaagttcaaaagccagcatctgtgatggtatggggctgtgttagtgtcaatggcatgggtaacttacacatctgtgaaggcaccattaatgctgaaaggtacatagaggttttggagaaacatatgctgccatccaagcaacgtctttttcatggatgcccctgctcatttcagcaagacaatgccaaaccatattctgcacgtgttacaacagcgtggcttcgtagtaaaacagtgcgggtactagactggcctgcctgcactccagacctgtctcccattgaaaatgtgtggcacattatgaagcgtaaaatacgacaacggagaccccggactgttgaacagctgaagctgtacagcaagcaagaatggaaaataattccatcgacaaagcttcaataattagtgtcctcagttctcaaacgtttattgaatattgttaaaaggtgatgtaacacagtggtaaacatgactctgtcccagcttttttggaacgtgttgcagccataaaattctaagttaatgattatttggtaaaaataacagtttatcagtttgaacattaaatatctcgtctttgtagtgcattcaattaaatataggtcgaacatgatttgcaaatcattgtattctgtttattatttattgaatgttgttaaaagaaaatgtggagtGGCccctccgggtcggggatgagatcctgccccaagtggaggagttcaagtattttggggtcttgttcacgtgtgagggaagaatggaacgggagatcgacaggcggatcggtgcagcgtctgcagtgatgcggacttccGTATcgttccgttgtggtaaagaaggagctaagccgaaaggcgaagctctcgatttaccggtcaatctacgttcctaccctcacatatggtcacgagctgagggtcgtgaccgaaagaacaagatcccggatacaagcggccgaaatgggtTTCCtctctctcccttagagatagggtgagaagctcggtcatccgggaggggctcagagtagagccgctgctcctccgcattgagaggaggcagatgaggtggctcgggcatctgtttaggatgcctcctggacgcctccctggtgagattttccgggcacgtcccaccgggaggagaccccggggacgacccaggacacgctggagagactacgtctctcggcttgcctgggaacgcctcgggatcccctcggaagagctaaaggaagtggctggggagagggaagtctgggcttctctgctgaggctgctgcccccgcgacccgacctcggataagtggaagacaatggatggatggatggatggatggatggacagcgtcccaacttcattggaattggggttgtaattatattacttcacacacacctgaactttacagcatgattcgacagaacgccggtacaaccgttagcgctagcacgagcttgctaggctacataatgttttgttgcctgcttacaagccgtatcgtattaaaagtatgtgaacatacattAAACAATCCTTGAAtcaaagtcctctcccgagcaccggttgACCACCAActcacgtttttccccatttagttcttataatacacacgacgtgatcgattgttgttgtcgtgactgtggtaacgagtgtatctggtcgtgtttgagttgacaagataaagcccaataattataaaaaatgggatgcggtggtatcggaatacaagattttattgcagtagtctgacatagtgcaattttGAAAGAGCGTTCCTCCATGTCATGACATTTGGAATGGCAGCAGCGTTACAATGCTTCAGTTATAATCATGTACAATCAATAAAAGTTCCTGTAAACCACTTTGCCGGGTCACTAGCAAGTTAACTTACCCACACATTAAAAGAAATGAGATAagtatcaataaaaacagataagTAAGGACGAGAGGATTGCTGGCTGACAGCCCACACAGCTGTTGGGCAGTCAGCGGTTCCTCGAAAAGAGGTAGGTGTTGTTCGTTTGttgcaatttttattattgtttttatttacacagtAATTGTATGATTATTGTATGCTACAGAAACACTCAATATGTTTAGTGAGCTTTTTACAACTGCGCTCTGCCCATTTCTCGGCAAACTACCTAATTTCCGTGGCATCATTTCCTGCTACGTCCTTTGCGGTGCACCACCAACTGGGGCAGCGCGTGAATGTATACGGAAGACACTAAATATGAAAgatcaaatactgaaaaatacagcaaaatgtTAGAGCAGCTGACAGGCTTAATCAACATTGTGCCACTtcctctagtagtggcttgggtgaaaatgccttttttcaacaacaaaaaaagttgtggatTTCAGGTTTAAGCGTGTCTAATCTCAGCATCCAGCATTGCTAAACAACAGAGGTGCCATCTGAATTTATGTCTGTTTGAGAAGAACACTTACTGTGCATGTGCTGTTTACCAAATTACTTAGAGCTGAGTTGAACATAATCATCAAAGCTGCCTGTTACACAGCATACTAACTAGGGTCAGACACAGGATAGAACACCCAAAGAgcacttgttttcattttgtgagAGTCCCAACGTAGCCGTCTCACTACCTTTGTCAGTTTGCCAAGTACTGTCAGACACACAGACGTATTGTCAGCaggcattcattttatttaattatctgCTTCACAACGAAAAGTCAAAATGCCCACAAGAAAATGGCATAACGAAAAAGTCCTCACAATACCAAACTGCTAACCGAATTCCTTGACGGACACACAAACCAACACTTCTGCACAAGTAAAACGACAGAGCAATGAGATAAAGTAGTCACACCTGTCACAGTCAACTCACCCGACACTCATGAGCCGCTCCACACCTCTCTCTACCCTCATTGTAGCCCATGGTAAATCACACACTCAGACATACAATAAAATTGTACTTAACAGTGTTGTTATATTAACCTGCCATAAAATCACGAGTgttaatatacatatacaaaatTATGTGGGGCACTCCTTTAGCTAATTTTGCATGCTGAAATCTGCTCCCATTAActacagaaaaaaatccaactgtGATGCCATAAATTAAGTTATTGACTCATTTATACTTACATTTGTAAAACCCTATTAAAGTTTAGAATTTAATTTTTACTTTGCACAACTAATTTGTGAAGTCAGAGATTATAGAAAAGTAATCTGTTGTTTAGTcaatacatatacatttttgtgttgAGGTGATTATTGCAGGCCTGTATCTAACCACCAAGGCACCATGATTGCCACCCACTCTCTGTCTGCCTGTGTGCAAATTTGCATGTAATTGCCTATGTCCACCCTCCACTTTTACtgtagcttaaaaaaaaaaactaaatttgaaaGAAATTTGTTTGAAGCGCAACACATTGGTCACAACTTTAGGTACACGTGCACACGCTAATGAAGCCCAATACATCAGCTATGCCAAGATTCTGCCTTGTCAAAGATACTGATGTTTAAATTTGATTTCTATTATTAAAGATTATTGATTTAACCATATTACCGGTCTGTCGCAGTTGCAGTGGTGTAGACATACTGTGTCTTACTGagacatgtttttgttaccGGACttgatggtggtggtgatgatgatacTGTGCAGTACTACACTACTGCTTACTCCAAATACACAAGTAAACCTGTTGTTAAGTCACCTGTAAGAATACATGtaaatattatccatccatccattttctgagccgcttctcctcactagggttgcgggcatgctggagactcgcagctatcatcgggcaggaggcggggtacaccctgaactggttgccagccaatcgcagggcacatacaaacaaacaaccatttgcactcacagtcacacctacgggcaaattagagtctccaattaatggatgtttttgggatgtgggaggaaaccggagagcccggagaaaacccacacaggcacgggcagaacatgcaaactccacacaggtggggccggggattgaaccctggtcctcagaactgtgaggctgacgctctaaccagtcggccaccgtgccgcccatgtaAATATTATAAaccataaattttttttaattcaaggatCCCATAGCAACCGTCACCTCAGTAACCAGTAAGCCCAAGAGCAAATGGAGGCCGCTGCCTTTGGACACTGTGGTAAAGTCAAGCATCCGCACACTTGCTTGTTCCTCATTCAGCTTCACCATCccgatgacatttttttctcttttcccgCATCAGGAATTGGAAAAACTGGCATCTCGAAAGCTGCGAATAAGTGCTAAAGAGACAATGAAAATTGCAGAAAAACTTTACACACAAGGGTGAGTGTGAggtagcatttttttaaacgcaTACTGTGTTCCTTTTGTGCCGACAGCATGGAAGCCGTTTACTTTCCTAGTTAAACCTTTCTCTGAATACAGTGAACCTCATGTTACGAACAATCCTTTTTTTTACGAACATTTCAGGTTCCGCACAAAATATTTGTAGAAAAACTACCTCTATGtactatatttaaattgcaaacaGTCTTGGCATGGGCgagtggtcatggaacaaattaaattcataacccgaggttccactgtattgtgaATTTTCTGGGTGTATTTAACGGAAATATCACATTCTGTTTCTGTGAAGGTTTATCAGCTACCCTCGCAcggaaacaaacattttcccaGTGTCCCTTACTCTCAGCCCCTTGGTGGAGCAACAGATGCAGAGTCCTGACTGGGGGGCATTCGCCCAGCGAGTGCTTGACCAGCCTGGGGGTCCCAAACCACGACAGGGCAAAAAGTCTGACCAAGCCCATCCCCCTATACACCCCactaaatacacaaacacactgcagGTAGGCACAGCCTGTTTCCTTTACACAAAACGATGCTGTTTTAATACCATTGTCGTTTTTCTATTTCAGGGAAATGAAGGACGTTTGTATGAGTTCATTGTCCGTCACTTCCTGGCTTGTGTATCCCAGGATGCTTTGGGGCACGAGACTATTGTGGATATAGACATTGCTCAAGAGAAGTTTTCCACTTCGGGACTCATGATCATTGCAAAAAATTACCTTGATGTTTATCCTTATGACAGGTGGAGCGCTAAGGTAAGAggagtgttttgtgtgtgtgtgtgtgtgttgggtggGTTGCTTTTGGGCGGGGTGGAACCATCAAAGATCAACGTATGGAAGCTAACTATTAAAGGTACTCTGTTTGTGCTAGCTTATTCCAGTGTATGAACAAGGCTCCCAGTTCCAGCCCTCTGCTATAGAGATGGTGGACGGTCAGACGAGTCCTCCACAGCTCCTCACTGAAGCCGACCTCATATCACTGATGGAGAAGCATGGCATTGGTACATCAGAAACACACATTTGGAGGCTGTGCTTTTAATGTGTTTGTGGCCCCAAACACTAACAAATaaagaatataaaatattaatacagATCATTCCGAGAGTTGTGTTGCAGTCTCACCGACGCTAGGTTAAAATCGGTAAGAAACACAGATAAATGAAATTTGTGATAATGatgggataaaaaaaacaaaacaactaaaacCCTTAGTTTAACCATTAAAATACCCCTACCACATGCTGTAatcattcattgattcattttccgtaccgcttatcctcactagggttgcgggcgtgctggagcctatcccagctatcttcgggcgagaggcggggtgcagcctgaactggtcaccagccaatcgcagggcacagctaaacaaacaaccattcacactcacattcacacctacgggaaatttagtcttcaattaacctaccatggctGGTTTTTTGAATGTGCGAGGAAcccggagtacccaaagaaaacccatggCGGcgcagagagaacatgcaaactccatacatgCGAGGCTGAATTTGAACctgagtcctcagaactttaaggcagatgtgctaaccagtcggtccaccgtgccacctgctGTAATCATATTAAAACTTATttgaacacactttttaaacacattgtaagcgtatttcaacacaaaaaatatAGCAATATAGAGGGGCCGTCATAGAGGAACCGTGATAATGCGAGGGATTACAAGATATTCATTCTCCGAGAACTGtttcaaattgtcatttgtaaaacaaaaaattaaaaaaaatactttgatcCCCgataaaagtattttaaacaCATCTTCCCAAATGGTGTAATTGTGTTCAACAGGCACAGATGCAACACATGCAGAACACATCGAAACCATAAAAAGTCGCATGTACGTGGGCTTGACAGCTGACCAGCGGTTTCTCCCTGGGGAGCTTGGCATGGGACTGGTAGAAGGTATCTAGACaaactcacactcacatacTCTTGTATTAAGTTTTTAAACTACTACAATTCTTGCCGTCTCTCTGCTTAGGTTACAACGCCATGGGCTATGAGATGTCGAAACCCCACCTGCGCGCTGAATTGGAGGCAGACCTCAAGCTGGTATCAGAGGGAAGGAAGGACCGAAGGAGTGTGTTGCATCACCACATCCAAAAATACAAGGCTGTCTTCATTGAGTCGGTCACGAAGGCAAAGAAGTTAGTCACACCCAATAGTATTAtgaatttctgcataaattggccataaaatgttGTCTGATCTTCATCCAAATCACAACAACAAGCAGAGTCTgattaaactaataccacacaaccaattgtatgttttcatatttttttatagagaaaaacatttaaacattcacacgacagggaggaaaaagtaattgaACACTTGTATTCAATAAGTGGTTGaacctcctttggcagcaataaccttaACCAAACATTTCCTATAGTTGAAGATCAGACGTGTAGGCTAAATGATCAGGCTAAATTTTGGACCATTTCTCTTTATAAATCTGTTGCAGTTTGGCAatattcctgggatgtctggtgtgagtAGCTCTCTTAAAATCATGCCACAGTATCTCAATAAGGTTaactcaagtcaagtttatttgtatagccctgaatcacaaaagagtctcaaagggcttcacaggcccacagttggcaatgattgatgacatcccctaatctaacccccccccccccaatgggaagaagactctaaattgcccgtaggtgtgaatgtgagtgtgaatggttgtttgtttctatgtgccctgcgattatctggcgaccagttcagggtgtaccccgcctccagcccggagatagctgggatagactcccgtgaggataagcggtaaaagaaaatggatggatggatggtcctaAGATTAAATCAGCTGTTTGAGTTTACCAGGAAGGGGCTCGATCAAGCATGTTGTCTATTTTGCCACACTGATGAGTTTTGTGAGTCTGTCAAGGGATATTTCCTCAAAATGAGAGAGGATTGCCAGACGGGTATCCGTAAAGGTGCTGATTAGTCTCTGTGATCGAAGAATTCAAGGGTCGAGGTCAGGCCCTTGACCGGGCCGGTCCAGAATCCGTATTTTCTTCATCTGAAGTCATTC
It encodes the following:
- the top3a gene encoding DNA topoisomerase 3-alpha, encoding MQVVKLLAKQLLRLGQRRPGIQLRCCSAAQDSLATLDMMRRGQIKRVLCVAEKNDAAKGISEIMSNGRSIRREGQSKFNKIYEYEYHLFGQNVTVTMTSVSGHLLALEFKAPYQNWLSCNPVLLFDAEVEKYCPDGMIKIKHTLEKEVRQCQALIIWTDCDREGENIAFEIINVCKAVKPNLQVFRAKFSEITPNSIRRACETLSEPDANISDAVDVRQELDLRIGASFTRFQTLRLQKIFPLSLANQLISYGSCQFPTLGFVVERFKAIQAFIPETFYKIRVLHEVEEDTVEFGWKRHRLFNHTACLVLYQICMEDPIATVTSVTSKPKSKWRPLPLDTVELEKLASRKLRISAKETMKIAEKLYTQGFISYPRTETNIFPVSLTLSPLVEQQMQSPDWGAFAQRVLDQPGGPKPRQGKKSDQAHPPIHPTKYTNTLQGNEGRLYEFIVRHFLACVSQDALGHETIVDIDIAQEKFSTSGLMIIAKNYLDVYPYDRWSAKLIPVYEQGSQFQPSAIEMVDGQTSPPQLLTEADLISLMEKHGIGTDATHAEHIETIKSRMYVGLTADQRFLPGELGMGLVEGYNAMGYEMSKPHLRAELEADLKLVSEGRKDRRSVLHHHIQKYKAVFIESVTKAKKLDEALSLYLGAAQEIHETEQQDMEIPLPVRKCPHCGRDMVLRKKKEGNGKFLSCVGFPACKTAVWFPDTVLEVSRDDSICSTCQPRPVHMLKFKFRRGSLPAILPLEFVGCIGGCDETLREVLDLKYLRGAGRGGVAGREDPHQNARRPAQPRASNSNPRLSAPPSAPSWNPQPRPPPGGNSISAHNNSDVIVCNCGQDAILLTVRKEGPNQGRQFYKCNSGACNFFLWADQPIQQGALQSHWPPPPPPAAPPRISQLPRQSLGFRNTAGGGGSGPQGGTEGTMCNCNEATVTRIVQKDGPNKGRLFHTCGKPRDQQCNFFQWDDENVSPQGAFRGGGFNSNRNGEKKRRKITGDKPPAAKKPRSCGICHMPGHTRVTCPQR